Genomic window (Spirochaetaceae bacterium):
GTTATTCTCTACAGAGGGTTTTTCATAAAACTCGCGGCTTTTCCACTCGCGGATAATACCTTCTTTTTCTACCATACGTTTAAAACGTTTAATGGCTTTCTCCAAAGGTTCATCGTCGTTTACACGAATATTTGCCAATTTAATCACCCCCTTATAGCTATGCTACCTTTAATAATTTACAGCCTAACGGCCGTAACGATAACTAAGTTACAATTTATCGGCCGCTAATGTCAAGGGCCGCCGGTAGCTTTTTGGCAAAGATTCCCTTCTTTAAGGTTATAATTAGGGTAATTATCTAAAATAATTGTTAGCTGTGGTGCAGGCCGGCCAGCTTTATGGTATTATATAATTAAAGCCCATGAACGATTTACCGCCCGAACTTAAACACGACCTAACTGCCTTTACTAAAAGCTCTAACCGCTTTGAGTATATTAGGCAATGGTTAAAGCGGTGCGGGATAGAGGGCAAAAAGATAGAAACACAAGGGCTAAGGCATTTATTGGTACGTTTTAACGGCCCTTATGACCAGCAAAAAAAAGTTAAAACCTTAGTAGCTCACTACGATAAATTACCTTTTACCCCCGCCGCCAACGATAATAGCGCCGCCGTCTTTCAGTTAATGTGCCACGCCGGGCGGCTGGCGGCCGGCGGCCGGCATGGCAATACGCAAATTTTATTTACCGATGGCGAAGAAATTATCGATGGGCCGCTCTCTAAACAAGGCAGTTACCAACTGGCCACTATTTTTAAAAATTATGGCATAAGCAACTGCCAGTTTTATGTTTTTGATATGTGCGGTATCGGCGATTGTTTGGTGCTTGGCGGGGCGTCATCGATAGTGCTGGAGCAAGCTATGCGCGAAGGCCGCATTAAAGAGATATTTTACCACGAAGCCATTAACGAGCTGGCTATTTGCGCCCAGCTGATTAAAAGCTTTCAGGGCCGTAAGGCCGATTGGATTTACGCCCTTTTTAGCGATGATTTAGGCTTTTTGCTTAATGGGTACCCCGCCGTCTTTTTTTCTACCCTGCCTAGTCAAGAAGCCGCCGTTGCTCATCAAGATTGGAAAAAAGTTTTTAACAGCCAAAGCGCGATGGATAGCCTTAAGCGTGGTTATCTTAACAGCGAGTTTCAAAATATTATGCGGCCGCTTTTGCCTAAAAGCTGGCAAACTATGCACACCATTCATGACACCGTAGATAAGCTAGAAAAACGTGCCTTTGTACTAATGGAAGAGTTTTTAAATTTTATATCGTTTCAGGTATAACCACAAAGCGCTTTTAGCGGGGTTCGTGGTTATATTTCTTTTTTCTTTTGTTATTTTTTTATATTGAGCCGTTTTTATAGCGCAGACCAACTGGCTTTCTCGGCGGCGGCCCATAACTCTTCTAGGTTATAAAAAGCACGGTGCTCGGCGCTAAGTAAATTTACTACAACACTGCCGGCATCTAATAATAACCAGCCATTTTCGGTTTGTTTATTGGCACTGCTTAAACGGCCGGTTAATTGGCGCTCT
Coding sequences:
- the rpsU gene encoding 30S ribosomal protein S21 encodes the protein MANIRVNDDEPLEKAIKRFKRMVEKEGIIREWKSREFYEKPSVENNRKRKALIRKQAKKNRRILSNTKY
- a CDS encoding M28 family metallopeptidase produces the protein MNDLPPELKHDLTAFTKSSNRFEYIRQWLKRCGIEGKKIETQGLRHLLVRFNGPYDQQKKVKTLVAHYDKLPFTPAANDNSAAVFQLMCHAGRLAAGGRHGNTQILFTDGEEIIDGPLSKQGSYQLATIFKNYGISNCQFYVFDMCGIGDCLVLGGASSIVLEQAMREGRIKEIFYHEAINELAICAQLIKSFQGRKADWIYALFSDDLGFLLNGYPAVFFSTLPSQEAAVAHQDWKKVFNSQSAMDSLKRGYLNSEFQNIMRPLLPKSWQTMHTIHDTVDKLEKRAFVLMEEFLNFISFQV